In one Solanum dulcamara chromosome 1, daSolDulc1.2, whole genome shotgun sequence genomic region, the following are encoded:
- the LOC129892696 gene encoding pollen receptor-like kinase 2, which produces MLQQWCVCCQETEETTTLQVGFKEFSQTMKKIRNLKHQNVLPLVSYYSSNDEKMLIYKYQNSGSLLTLFKNYVEGKWNFPWKQRLSIAVGIARGCEKIFEKILSTIKELWEKLEKLYQIKSISNRLYLKKQFHKLQMDEGTTISDHLSVLNQIVSELESIRVKIDDGDKALRVIWSLPSSYKQMQPILMYRKEIVIFSEVTSKLISEKKQIEEWR; this is translated from the exons ATGTTGCAGCAGTGGTGTGTTTGCTGTCAAGAGACTGAAGAAACTACAACTCTACAAGTGGGATTCAAGGAATTTTCGCAAACGATGAAAAAGATAAGGAACTTGAAGCATCAAAATGTACTTCCACTTGTTTCTTATTACTCTAGCAATGATGAAAAAATGCTTATCTACAAATATCAAAACAGTGGAAGTCTACTAACACTTTTCAAAA ATTATGTTGAGGGGAAATGGAATTTCCCATGGAAACAAAGGCTGTCAATTGCAGTTGGCATAGCAAGGGgttgtgaaaaaatatttgaaaaaat ATTGTCTACAATAAAGGAGTTGTGGgagaaacttgaaaaattgtACCAAATTAAAAGTATTTCAAATAGACTATATTTGAAGAAACAATTTCATAAATTGCAAATGGATGAAGGTACAACTATTTCTGATCATCTGAGTGTCTTGAATCAGATTGTTTCTGAATTAGAATCTATTAGAGTGAAAATTGATGATGGAGATAAGGCACTTCGAGTCATCTGGTCTCTTCCATCTTCCTATAAGCAAATGCAACCCATTTTAATGTATAGGAAGGAAATTGTGATTTTCTCGGAAGTGACGAGCAAATTGATTTCTGAGAAAAAACAGATTGAAGAATGGAGATga